A genome region from Trichosurus vulpecula isolate mTriVul1 chromosome 5, mTriVul1.pri, whole genome shotgun sequence includes the following:
- the LOC118851291 gene encoding olfactory receptor 6C2-like, translating into MQNHTGITIFILRGLTDDPQLQILIFIFLFLTYMLSVIGNLTIITLTLMDPHLKTPMYFFLRNLSFLEFSITNTYIPRYLYSISTGDNTISRNACFTQIFFVIILGATDFFLLAIMSYDRYVAICNPLRYTSIMNNRVCKQLLLGCWLTGLMIILPPLSLGLQLEFCDSNVIDHFGCDAFPLLEIVCSDTKFIENMVLFFAVFTLIITLLLVFLSYGYIIRTILRFPSVQQRNKAFSTCSSHIIVVSMTYGSCIFQYVKLSADDGVALNKVVAMLTASVIPSVNPFIYTLRNKQVIQAFKDSMKRITFFLKQAPELDRGNGPGKAE; encoded by the coding sequence ATGCAAAACCACACAGGGATAACCATATTCATCCTACGGGGATTGACAGATGACCCACAGCTGCAGAtcctgattttcatttttctatttctcacCTATATGCTGAGTGTAATTGGCAATCTCACCATCATTACCCTCACCTTGATGGATCCCCACCTTAAGACtcccatgtattttttccttcgAAATCTTTCCTTCTTAGAATTCTCAATCACAAATACTTACATTCCTAGATACCTCTACAGCATTTCAACTGGGGACAATACCATTTCCCGTAATGCTTGCTTCACCCAGATATTTTTTGTCATCATTCTTGGGGCAACAGACTTTTTCCTTCTGGCCATCATGTCTTATGACCGCTATGTGGCCATCTGCAACCCCTTGCGTTACACAAGCATCATGAACAACAGAGTGTGTAAGCAGCTCCTCTTGGGTTGTTGGCTGACTGGGCTGATGATCATCCTCCCCCCGCTTAGCCTGGGCCTCCAGTTGGAATTCTGTGACTCCAATGTCATTGATCATTTTGGCTGTGATGCATTTCCCCTGCTGGAGATTGTGTGCTCAGACACAAAATTCATAGAAAACATGGTTCTCTTCTTTGCTGTATTTACACTCATTATCACCTTACTCTTGGTGTTTCTGTCCTATGGATACATCATCAGGACAATTCTGAGATTCCCATCAGTGCAGCAAAGGAACAAGGCCTTTTCCACCTGTTCCTCCCATATCATTGTTGTTTCTATGACTTATGGCAGTTGCATCTTCCAATATGTCAAACTATCTGCTGATGATGGAGTGGCTTTGAATAAGGTAGTTGCCATGCTCACAGCTTCTGTGATCCCCAGTGTAAACCCatttatatatactttgaggAACAAACAAGTAATACAAGCTTTTAAGGATTCAATGAAACGGATTACATTCTTCTTAAAACAGGCTCCTGAGCTTGATAGGGGAAATGGTCCGGGTAAAGCTGAGTAA
- the LOC118851292 gene encoding olfactory receptor 6C2-like translates to MQNHTGITIFILRGLTDDPQLQILIFIFLFLTYMLSVIGNLTIITLTLMDPHLKTPMYFFLRNLSFLEFSFTNTYIPRYLYSISTGDNAISRNACFTQIFFVIILGATDFFLLAIMSYDRYVAICNPLRYTSIMNNRVCNQLLLGCWLTGLMIILPPLSLGLQLEFCDSNVIDHFGCDAFPLLEIVCSDTKFIENMVLFFAVFTLIITLLLVFLSYGYIIRTILRFPSVQQRNKAFSTCSSHIIVVSMTYGSCIFQYVKLSADDGVALNKVVAMLTASVIPSVNPFIYTLRNKQVIQAFKDSVKRITFFLKQAPEFDRGNGPGKAE, encoded by the coding sequence ATGCAAAACCACACAGGGATAACCATATTCATCCTACGGGGATTGACAGATGACCCACAGCTGCAGAtcctgattttcatttttctatttctcacCTATATGCTGAGTGTAATTGGCAATCTCACCATCATTACCCTCACCTTGATGGATCCCCACCTTAAGACtcccatgtattttttccttcgAAATCTTTCCTTCTTAGAATTCTCATTCACAAATACTTACATTCCTAGATACCTCTACAGCATTTCAACTGGGGACAATGCCATTTCCCGTAATGCTTGCTTCACCCAGATATTTTTTGTCATCATTCTTGGGGCAACAGACTTTTTCCTTCTGGCCATCATGTCTTATGACCGCTATGTGGCCATCTGCAACCCCTTGCGTTACACAAGCATCATGAACAACAGAGTGTGTAACCAGCTCCTCTTGGGTTGTTGGCTGACTGGGCTGATGATCATCCTCCCCCCACTTAGCCTGGGCCTCCAGTTGGAATTCTGTGACTCCAACGTCATTGATCATTTTGGCTGTGATGCATTTCCCCTGCTGGAGATTGTGTGCTCAGACACAAAATTCATAGAAAACATGGTTCTCTTCTTTGCTGTATTTACACTCATTATCACCTTACTCTTGGTGTTTCTGTCCTACGGATACATCATCAGGACAATTCTGAGATTCCCATCAGTGCAGCAAAGGAACAAGGCCTTTTCCACCTGTTCCTCCCATATCATTGTTGTTTCTATGACTTATGGCAGTTGCATCTTCCAATATGTCAAACTATCTGCTGATGATGGAGTGGCTTTGAATAAGGTAGTTGCCATGCTCACAGCTTCTGTGATCCCCAGTGTAAACCCatttatatatactttgaggAACAAACAAGTAATACAAGCTTTTAAGGATTCAGTGAAACGGATTACATTCTTTTTAAAGCAGGCTCCTGAGTTTGATAGGGGAAATGGTCCAGGTAAAGCTGAGTAA